From a single Sinomonas atrocyanea genomic region:
- a CDS encoding TetR/AcrR family transcriptional regulator, whose translation MVGPDDGRAPEAAARKPARERILETAYGLFARRGVRDVGIDEIIAHSGVAKATFYRHFPSKEALVLAYMDRWYQVREDAIEEAIAHAHNPDDAILAAFTVLDDWFSRGAAEVNTFLHVVIEFGPGHLLGRAAMRHLTDIRERLCALAEAAGLEDPVGFAWSFHILTKGAMVASIEGDQRAAARARKLARALIDLHRPDTLGTPTQDREDVKRQLDLRRREKAHQN comes from the coding sequence ATGGTCGGTCCTGATGACGGCCGGGCCCCTGAGGCCGCGGCACGCAAACCTGCCCGCGAGCGGATCCTTGAGACCGCCTATGGGCTCTTCGCACGACGGGGCGTGAGAGACGTCGGCATCGACGAGATCATCGCCCACTCCGGGGTCGCCAAGGCGACGTTCTACCGGCACTTCCCCTCAAAGGAAGCCCTCGTGCTCGCCTACATGGACCGCTGGTACCAGGTGCGCGAGGACGCGATCGAGGAGGCCATCGCGCACGCGCACAACCCCGACGACGCGATCCTGGCGGCGTTCACGGTGCTGGACGACTGGTTCAGCCGAGGCGCCGCCGAGGTCAACACGTTCCTCCACGTGGTGATCGAGTTCGGGCCGGGCCACCTTCTCGGCCGGGCGGCGATGAGGCACCTCACCGACATCCGCGAGCGCCTCTGCGCCCTGGCCGAGGCGGCCGGGCTCGAGGACCCGGTCGGGTTCGCCTGGTCCTTCCACATCCTCACCAAGGGCGCCATGGTCGCCTCCATCGAGGGGGACCAGCGCGCTGCGGCCCGCGCCCGCAAGCTCGCGCGGGCACTCATCGACCTGCACCGGCCGGACACCCTTGGGACCCCCACCCAAGATCGCGAGGACGTCAAGCGCCAGCTCGACCTCCGCCGCCGCGAGAAGGCCCACCAGAACTAG
- a CDS encoding TetR/AcrR family transcriptional regulator has product MHLQVAVAAMGLVLAAPRRPRQSSRARILSAAQGLFATRGIRAVGVDELIARSGVAKSTFYRQFRSKDRLVLACLEAWGRARAGMVRTARDSHGSGREALLGVFDDLDDLILRGDPPGPLERVIVEMGAEHPLSRVAAEQLDPSLAHLEEIAAEAGLDDPASAARTFQTLICGSFVAAAEGDQHAAARARDLAAAVLLAPAGDGFAASSPDSAAL; this is encoded by the coding sequence ATGCATCTACAAGTCGCAGTCGCGGCGATGGGTCTGGTCCTTGCGGCCCCGCGGCGGCCCAGGCAGTCCTCGAGGGCACGGATCCTCTCGGCCGCCCAAGGCCTTTTCGCGACCCGGGGCATCCGCGCCGTCGGGGTGGACGAGCTCATCGCGCGCTCGGGGGTCGCGAAGTCCACGTTCTACCGGCAGTTCCGCAGCAAGGACAGGCTCGTCCTGGCCTGCCTCGAGGCCTGGGGCCGTGCCCGGGCAGGCATGGTGCGGACCGCCCGGGACAGCCACGGCAGCGGAAGGGAAGCCCTGCTCGGGGTCTTCGACGACCTCGACGACCTGATCCTCCGCGGGGACCCGCCCGGCCCGCTGGAGCGGGTGATCGTGGAAATGGGCGCCGAGCATCCCCTGAGCCGGGTTGCCGCCGAGCAGCTCGACCCCTCGCTCGCCCACCTGGAGGAGATCGCGGCGGAGGCCGGGCTCGACGACCCCGCCTCGGCGGCGCGCACCTTCCAGACGCTCATCTGCGGGAGCTTCGTGGCCGCCGCGGAGGGCGACCAGCACGCGGCCGCCCGCGCCAGGGACCTCGCAGCCGCGG